CTCTAAAAATTTCATCATATTTCATTGTAAATTCTCCATAAAAGAAAGCAAAATGATACAAGAATAAATTTAAAAAGGAGTAAATAATTTTATAAATTTAGTGAGGTTAAAGTTTAAATATAAATTCGAGCTAGAAAAGGCTCTAGCTCGAAAAGGGCTGCTACATCATGCCGCCCATGCCGCCCATTCCGCCCATGTCAGGCATTGCAGGCATTGCTTTTTCTTCTTTTATCTCGCTAATAGTTGCCTCAGTTGTTAGTAGCAAGCTAGCCACACTAACAGCATTTTGAAGCGCAACTCTCTCAACTTTCACTGGATCGATGATACCGGCTTCAAACATATTTACATATTCGCCAGTTGCAGCATTAAAGCCAAAATTTGCATCTTTGCTTGTCTCAACTGCATTTGCCACAACGCCTGCGTCAAAGCCAGCGTTTTCAGCGATTTGACGAAGTGGAGCACGAAGCGCTCTTCTAACGATCTCAGCGCCGATTGCCTCATCACCTTGTAAATTTAAATTTACACTCTTTGAAGCAAGGATAAGAGCTGAACCACCACCTACTACGATGCCCTCTTCAACAGCTGCACGAGTAGCGCTTAGAGCATCATCAACGCGGTCTTTTTTCTCTTTCATCTCAGTTTCAGTCGCAGCACCTACTTTGATAACTGCCACGCCGCCGCTTAGTTTTGCAAGGCGCTCTTGAAGTTTTTCTTTGTCGTAGTCGCTTGTTGTTTCTGCGATTTGAGCTTTGATCTGAGTTATTCTAGCGTCTATTGCTGACTTCTCGCCTGCACCATTTACGATAGTTGTGTTATCTTTGTCGATAACTACGCTTGAAGCTTGTCCAAGGTCGTTTATGGTAGCGCTTTCAAGTGTTCTGCCTAGCTCTTCGCTGATAACTTCGCCACCTGTTAAAATAGCGATATCTTCAAGCATTGCTTTTCTTCTATCGCCAAAGCCAGGAGCTTTAACAGCCGAGATATTTAGCACACCGCGAAGTTTGTTTACAACAAGCGTTGCAAGTGCCTCGCCCTCGATATCTTCAGCGATTATTAAAAGTGGTTTGCCACTTTTTTGTACTTGCTCAAGCACTGGAAGCAAGTCTTTTAAATTTGTGATCTTCTTGTCAAATAGCAATATAAATGGATTGCTTAGCTCAACTTGCATCTTTTCAGGATTTGTGATGAAGTACGGGCTTAGATATCCGCGGTCAAATTGCATACCCTCAACAACGCTTAGCTCATCTTGGATAGATTTTGCCTCTTCTACTGTTATGACGCCATCTTTGCCGACTTTTTCCATCGCATCAGCGATAAGTTTGCCAATACTCTCGTCTGAGTTAGCAGAGATAGTAGCGATCTGAGCGATCTCTTTTGAGCCAGATACTTTTTTAGAGATATTTTTTAGTGCGTCTATAAGAGCTGCTACTTCTTTATCCATGCCGCGTTTTACTTCGATAGGATTTGCGCCAGCAGTTACGTTTCTAAGGCCCTCTTTAAATATCGCGTGAGCTAGTACAGTAGCTGTTGTCGTGCCGTCACCTGCTTGGTCATTTGTCTTACTTGCCACTTCTCTAACTAAACTTGCACCCATGTTTTCGATAGTATCTTTTAGCTCAACTTCTTTAGCCACACTAACGCCGTCTTTTGTGATGTTTGGCGCGCCAAAGCTCTTTTGGATAAGGACATTTCTGCCTCTTGGTCCCATTGTCACTTTTACAGCGTCATTTAGTTTTTTTACGCCCTCGTATAGGCGGTTTCTTGCATCATCAGAGTAAAAAATTTCTTTTGCCATTGTTTTTCCTTTTTTAATTATTTAATCACGCCCAAAACATCATCAATGTTTAAAACAAGATATGTTTTATCATCTAAATTTATCTCAGTGCCACCGTATTTTGCAAATACAACTTTATCACCAACTTTTATGCCCTCTACTTCAGCCCCGACTGCTTTTACCTCGCCGCTTAAAGGTTTTTCTTTTGCGTTATCAGGTATAATAATGCCCGAAGCTGTGGTCTTTGTCTCCTCTACGCGTTCGACTAGAACACGCTTGCCTAATGGTTGAAAGTTCATTGTTCATCCTTTTGGTTTAATTGTCTTTTTTAGCACTCTTTATTTTTGAGTGATGAGATCCTAGCACTTTTTTCTAAAAAAGTCAATAATTTATAGTTAAATTTTATTAAAACTTTAGTCACTTACACTAAAGTTTTATGATATGTAAAACTAATATAAAGGAATTTTATGAAAAAAATAGCCTATTTAGTAGCGGCTTTGGCCCTGATAATCCTTTGCATTTTTGGCTTTATCTTTAGCTCTTTTGGTAATAAATTTATAGCTAGCAAAATAGAAAAAGAAGCACTTGCTCGCGGTATCGATGTAAAATTTAAAGATTTTAATCTTGGGCTTAGCACGCTAAATTTAGAAGCAACCGTGATGAATGCCATAAATTTAAAGGCAAATGGTGAGCTTTCACTGCTTGCTCAAAGCATGAATTTAAACATAGATATAGACGCCGAAAAGGCAAAGGCTAGCGAGCTTGGGTTAAAAAAAGACGTCGCGCTTAAAGCAAACATGGCTGGTAATTTTAGCGACTTTAAATTAGCGGCAACTGGCACGGCGCTTGGCTCAAACATAAATTTAAATGCAAACTTAAAAGACTACCTGCCAAAAGCCCTAAATCTTGACGCTAAAAACATCGACCTTTCTGAGATCTCAGCTCTAGCACAAAAGCCAAATTTGGCTAGCGGCAAACTTGATCTAACGAGCAATATGCAAGAGATTGATGAGAAAAATGAGCCGATCATTAACGCTCAAATTTTAGCAAGCGATGCAGCGATAAACAAAGAAATTCTAAAAAATGAATTTGGGCTAATTTTAGCAAAAAATATAAACTTTAAAGGCGGCGTAAATGCTAAATTTGCAAATGAAAAAGTAGTGGCAAAAACCCTTATCATCGCGCCTGAAGCCACTTTAAAAGCAAATGAAACGACTTATGATCTAGTTAGCAAAAATTTAAAGAGCGACTTTTCTCTAAACGTACCTGATCTTGCCCTTTTTGGCAAGCTCTTGGGGCAACAGCTAAGTGGCGCTGTGGATGCAAACGGCGAAATTACAATGCAAGGAAATGCCCTTAAAAACCTAAAAGCTGATATAAACGGGCTTGGCGGCAAAATAAATGCAAATTTTGATAGCAAAAACTTAGCCTTAAATGCAGCTAATATTAAGCTAAAAGAGCTTCTAGCACTTGCTCTTCAGCCTAGCTACGCAGACGGAGAGATAAATTTAAACGCAAATTTTAGCGGCTTTGACGAGTTAAAAAAGCTTACAGGCGAGGCTAAATTTGAGATAAAAAACGGCCTTATAGATAAAGAACTAGCAAAGCTTAAAAATGCGGCGAAATTTGAGCTAAAAGGCAGTGCCACAGCAAAAGGTGAGCTTGTAAATTTTGACGCAAACGTGCTTAGCGATCTTGGCGAGCTAAAGGATGTAAAGGGCATTTATGATCTAAAAAATAGCCAAATTTTTAGCAAATTTGCCCTGCTCATTAGCGACCCTGAGAAATTTAAATCGGTTAGTGGCTTTGAAGTGGGCTCAAAGATGGCACTTGCGGGCGATGTAAAGCTCAAAGAGAGCAAGATAGATGAGCTAAATTTGGGCGGCGATGCCTTTGCTGGCAAGCTAAACGCCACCATAAAAAATGAAAATCTTGATCTTAACCTAAAAGAGGCGCAGCTAGGAGAGATCTTGGCACTTAGTGGCAACGGCAGACTAGCAAATGCTAAGACAAATGTCCAAGCAAAGGGGCAAAATATCTTTAGTAAAAGCTCAAGTATTGCCGCAACGATCGCTTTAAATGATGGCAAATTTAACGCCACAGCGCTTAGCAAAATGCTTGATAAAAAATTCCCAGAAAACGAGAAATTTAGCTCAAATTTGAGCCTAAATTACAAAGGTGACATGGCAAAATTTAATGGCGACTTTCTTAGCTCACTAGCTGATATAAAGGGTATAGACGGCAGCTTTGACATCGGTAAAAGCACGCTAAGTTTAAAGCTTCAAGCGGTAGTTTCGGAGCTAAATAAGCTTGCATTTTTAGCTGGCCGCGAGCTTCACGGTAAATTTGTAACCCTCGTAACGGCAAACGGCAAAGTGGATAATCTAAGCGTAAAAGCCACCTCTGATGATCTATTTAAGGGCAAACTAGAGGCAACCTACAAAGGTGGCGCGCTTGATGCGGTGCTAAAAAACTTTGAGGTCAAAGGGCTAACGCAGACTTTGGGGCTAGAGCATCTCTATGATGGCAACGGCGATGCTAAATTTGACTACGAAACAAAGCAAAGGGCTGGCAAATTTGACATCTTGCTAAAAGAGGGTCACCTAGCCAACACAAATCTTACAAACAATATAAAAACCTTCACCGGCAAGGACATCACAAAAGAGATTTACAAAGACGGCAAAATTTACGGCAATATAAAGGGCGATAATGTCGTTTTCAATGTAAATTTAAGCTCGCCAAAGAGCGATATAAAGGTTACAAACGGCACTTATAACACAGCTACAAAAATGCTTAACGCACCGCTTGTTTGCAGGCTCGAAAAGACTGACCTAAACGTGCAAATCTCAGGCATTACAGGCAAGCTAAAATACGACGTCAGATCGCAATATCTCGAAAATAAGGTCAAAAAAGAGATAGGTAGATTTTTAGACAAAAAACTAAGCGGCAAAGATGATGAAGGTGCAAACGGCGAAAAGCAAAATCTAAAGGGGCTTTTAAAAGGGCTATTTTAGATGAAAAAGGCGGAAAATTTAAAGTATTTAATGGGGCTTGGGCACTTTTGTAGCGACATAAACCAAAGCGCGCTTGGTGCGATGCTGTCCTTTTCATCGCGAGCTACCACTACGACTACGCAACAGCCGCCTCGCTCGTGACCGCCACGAATTTAGCAAGCTCGCTCATCCAACCGCTCATCGGTCACCTAAGCGACAAAAAAGAGCTGCCATACGTCATCCCGCTTGGGCTACTGCTTGCTGGCGGGGGCATGAGCCTCACTGGCTTTGTGACAAACTACTACATCATCCTAGTTTGCGTGATGATAAGCGGTATCGGCGCCGCGCTCTTTCACCCAAGCGCCGCAAGAATCATAAACTACGCCTCAAACGCCAAAAATAGAGCCAAAAGCATAAGTATATTTTCTTTTGGTGGCAATGTCGGCTTTGCAGTTGGACCCATTTTAGTCGCTGTTTTTGTGGGAAATTTTGGTCTAAAAGGGGCGCTAGTCTTTATAATCCCTCAAATTTTTCTAACGCTTTTATACCTTAAAAAGGGCAAATTTATAAAAGCACTAGAAGGCAATCACAAAAAGCAAATTTTACAAAAAACTACCCTCTTAAAAGACGATTTGAGCGCATTTTTAAGACTTTGCGTATGTATATTTTCACGCTCGATCGTCGCATTTGGCTTTTCGGCATTTTTTAGCATCTACCTCATCAAAATTTTTGGCCTTAGTAAAGAAGCTGCAAATATAAATTTAAGCCTCTTTTTCGCTGCAGGTGCGATCTCTACGCTATTTGGCGGAGCACTAGCGGATAGATACGGCCTAGTTAGACTCATCAAAATAAGCCTAAGCATCGCCGCGCCGTTAGTCGTGCTAATGCTCTTTATCGACAGCTACGCGCTATTTCCCGCGGCCTCCATGTGCGTGAGTGGCTACATCAGCCTATCTTTTACCCCCTCAACCCCTTTGCACAGCTTTATTTGCCAAATCAGATCAGTTTATAGGCTTAGTCAAGCATAACGCTTAGCCTTAGTATCACGATTGGCGGCATATTCGCAACGGTCATTGGCAAGATCGCTGACATCTTTAGCCTAACGCACCCATTTTACTTTATCGCCGCAGTTTCGCTTATATGCGCAGCTTCTAGCTACTTTTTAAAGCCGGTTACGAGATAAATACAAAATTAAAATAAATTAACCTGATTTAAAATATTTGAATATTTTTAAACTAATTACAATAAAATAACTGATTTAATTTAAGGAGTAAATTTGGAACCATTTCAACAAGAAAAAAAATATATGCTAAAAAGCGCCAGAGAGTTGGGGCTTATATCTTGTATCGTGGTGATATTTAAGTATCTAGTTTTCGTTTCAGGACTTTACAAAACCCTTAATCGTGATTTCAGTCTTATCCTCAAAGCATGCTGCGACTCTATCAGTTGGCTACTTTTATTTTTTGCCATTTCATTGATATGCTCTGTTTATAATTCCTCAAAACTAAGAACATATTTTAAAATTTTTACTATTTTCATTTTGATATATGTCATTTTAACTTTTTTAACTTTTAAAATTGTCATGTATCTGGGAGAAAGAAATTTTAACTATGATGATTTTATCTTTACGATATTGAATTATTTTTATAGCAACGAAGAGATTATGTATAATCATGACCTATTTAAACAGCTATTCATTTTTCGTAGCTATTTATTGAGAGTATTATTCGTAATAGCATCACTATTTTTATTTATATCTATCGCAAAATTAATAAAAACAACAAAAGAAAAAATGTTTTGGGCTTATGCATTATTTGGCGCATCTCACATAGCAAGCTACTTTATTAAAATTGATCATAAAATTTATGATTATATTGATATTGGAGCTTTCTTTCTTGCTTTAATCGCATGGTGGCGACTAAAGACACAAGCAAGTAGTGACGAAATTCAAGTAACTAGCGAAGATGGGATTTTAAACGTGACTACTATCAAATCTTCAAGCCAATTAGCCGCGAAAGCCTGCTTAGTTGGCCTTATCGCAACATTTTTTTACTATATATTTTTTGAATATTTGTTAGCACATCAAGAAAGAATGTCACTTCGACCAATAATATTTATAAAGCCTCTTGTTTATGCGGTAGTATTAGCGGTTATTTACTCTGCCGTTAAGCAGATAGCACATACGTTAAATGAGATAAGACTACATACAAATTTCTTATTTTTCTCTATCCTTTTTGTGATATTTACAATAGCAAAAGCAACAACTGACTGCATGTATATATATGCTTACGATTATAATTTTTTAAATATCTTTGGTACGCACAATGCCTCAATTAAATCTTTAGTTTATAGTGCCAACACAATCTTATACATTGGAGTATTTGCTCATTTGTTAGCTACAGTATTTTTATTTTTATTTACAACAAGATTAGCAAGTGCAACTAAAAGTAGGCTATTTTGGATAAATTTTATATTGTTTGTGGTAAGTTCAGTCATACTTTTAACACTACTATTTCCGGGTAAGCCAGACTTTATAGGCCTTTTAACCAAAAACATAGACCTTTTTAATATAGCAGAGTTTTTCTTTTTACTAATTGCTTGGTATAGCGTGAAAAAAGACACAAGAGAGCAGGATAGATCATAAAACGGCATTTGGCTATAAATTTATAATTTAAACAGCTAAAGACAAGATGATTTTTGTCTTTAGCTTCGCTATGAGGAGACTAGGCAAAATTTACGATACGAATGGGCTCAAAAGCGGTAATATTTTGTGATAAATTTAAATGTTGCGCAGTTAAAATTTGCACAAACTAGACACATAAAAATTTAAATTTTAGCTACTGAATAATCATCAAGGCAAAGCATCTTGTGATGATTTTAAATGTTTTGCTTCGCGAGCTTGCAACTGCAAGCAGAAATGAAGAAATTTTTGACTAAAGATAGAACAAATTAAGCCGCCAGGACAAGAAAATTTTTATTTTGTTTAGTAATTTTTAAACCCCAAGATGCAGTATTTTTTGCTAAACCTAGGTAAAAATTTTACGACGTAAAAGAGCTGATCCATGGCACTTGACGGCAATATTTTATTGTATATCTAAATGTTGTGAGGTTAAAATTTGCGCAGACTAGACATATAGTCTGTCGAGCAAAATTTTAGCAAGCTCATTTAAAGATACACAAAAGACAACGCCTATAGCTTTCTCATCTTCGCTATTTCGTCACGCAACGCCGCTGCCTTCTCAAACTCAAGCTGCGCCGCCGCTTCAAGCATCTGCTTTCTTAGCTCTTTTACTATCGCGGCTCGCTCGCTTGCTGGCATCTTTTCTAAATTCTTGCCACGTTTATAAATTTCACCATCATCTTCGACATGCAGGCTCTCTTCGATATTCCTACTTGCAGAGTGTGGCGTGATGCCATGAGCTTTGTTGTACTCATCTTGAAATTTACGCCTAGCCGTTGTCGTATCGATTGCCTCTTTCATCGAGTGCGTGATCTTTTTGGCAAACATTAACACCTTGCCGTTTACATTTCTAGCTGCGCGCCCCATCGTCTGTATAAGGCTCGTTGTCGAGCGCAAAAAGCCCTCTTTATCGGCGTCCATGATCGCTATCAGGCTCACTTCAGGCAGGTCCAGCCCTTCACGGAGCAAATTTATGCCTATTAGCATGTCAAATTCGCCACTTCTAAGCCCTCTAATGATCTCATTTCGCTCGATCGCGTCGATGTCTGAGTGCATATACTTGACCTTTACGCCAAGCTCAATGTAGTAGCGGCTTAGCTCCTCGGCCATCTTTTTAGTTAGCACCGTAACTAGCACACGCTCACCTCTTGCGATGACTGCCTTTGCCTCGTCAAATAGCGCCTCGACTTGGTTATCGCTATCTTTTATCTCGATAAGCGGATCAAGCAGTCCCGTAGGACGCAAAATTTGCTCATATACGTGCCCCTGGCTGATACCAAGCTCATATTCGTTTGGCGTGGCTGAGACAAAGAGAAATTTCGCCTTTTTGCTTATGAACTCATCAAATTTAAGCGGCCTGTTATCAAGTGCTGATGGCAAGCGAAATCCATACTCCACAAGCACCTCTTTACGGCTCCTATCTCCCGCATACATACCCCTAAACTGCGGCAAACTCACGTGGCTCTCATCGACGATAACTAGATAGTCTTTGCCACTTATCTCAAAGTAGTCAAACATCGAGTACGGCGTCTCTCCGGGTTTTTGACCAGTTAGGTGGCGCGCGTAGTTTTCGATGCCTTTGCACATGCCCGTACTTGCCATCATTTCGAGGTCAAACTCCACCCTTTGCTTTAGCCTCTGCGCCTCTACTAGCTTGCCCTGCTCGTTAAACTCTTTCAAACGAAAATCTAGCTCCTCTTCGATCTCTTTCATCGCGATCTTTAGCCTATCAGCACCCACTATGAACTGGCTTGTCGCATAAAGCGTAAATTTAGAGATATCCTTTAGCCTTTTGTTATCAAGCACATCAAAATGATACATCGTATCGATCTCATCGCCAAAAAACTCAACCCTTAGGGCTTCGTCGTTATAGTAAGCTGGATAAATATCAACCACGTCGCCATTTACACGAAAGTCGCCCCTGTCAAAGTAGTTGTCATTGCGCTTATAGCCCATATCCACAAGCTGTTCTAAAAGCTTTCTTTGGCTTATCTTCTCACCCACGCTAAGATATGCCACCATCCCTTTATACTCGCTTGGATTACCAAGGCCATAGTTTGCAGAGACTGAGGCCACGCAGATCACATCATCAAAGCTTAGCAAGCTAGCCGTCGCACTTAATCTCAGGCGCTCAAGCTCCTCATTTACTGAGCTATCTTTTTCTATATATAGGTCGCTTCTTGGGATGTATGCCTCTGGTTGGTAGTAGTCGTAGTAGCTTATGAAGTACTCGACATGGTTTTTTGGAAAAAAGCCCTTAAATTCGCTATAAAGCTGAGCGGCAAGAGATTTGTTATGCGTCATTATAAGAGTTGGCATGTTTAGCTCACGTATTACGTTTGCCATGGTAAAGGTCTTGCCAGATCCTGTCACACCTAGAAGAGTTTGGTATTTATTGCCTGATTTTATACTTTTTACTATCTCTTTTATCGCTCTTGCTTGGTCGCTACTTGGGCTAAATTTAGATGAAATTTCAAATTTACTCATTGATTGCCTTTAAATTTGGGCGAATTTTATAGCAAAGATAGTGCTTTGTCAAATGAGAATTTTAATAAGAATTTAGCCTCTGCGTGTTAGAATACGAGCCTAATTATTATTTTAAAGGAATCTTGATGTTTGAAGACAACGCTATCTTAACCACACTAAGCGATAAAGTAAATGACCTAATCACAAAATATGATGAGCTTTGCAAAACAAACGAAGAATTGCGTAATGAGATCGTAACTTTAAAAGCACAAAATGAGGCAAAAAGCAATCAAATCATGCGTTTAGAAGAAGATCTTGACAAGAAAAATACCGAAGCTGATGACGTAATGAGAAAAATCGAAGCTGTCCTTGGCAGATAAGCTTGGCTAAAATATGAAAAAAATTACGCTCACTATATCATCTCGCGACTACACAATCACGCTTGATGATGATTTTGCTAAATTCTTTGAAGATGACTGGCAAAATTTAATGGGCGGGCGCCAATTTATCGAGCCAAAAGAGCTTTTAAATGCCTTTATAGAAAAATGTTATGAAAATTATGCTGTGATAAAGGCGGTAAAAAATTTAACTGGCAACGTTGATGAGACATTAAAGCGAGAAGAGAGATGAAAAGACGAGCTTACACCTTGCTTGAGCTGATATTTATAGTAGTTATACTAGGTATTTTAAGCACAGTCGCTATACCTAGGCTATTTTTTTCTAGAAGTGACGCTACTATCTCAAATGCAAAAACTCAACTTGCTGCTATAAGAAGCGGAATTTCACTAAAATACAATGACAATATCTTGCAAGCAAAGCCAGAATTTCCACAAAAACTAGACGATGGCGATCCAAGCAAACTTTTCAAAAATGTTATAAATATACCGATAAAAGATAGCGGCAACAAAAATGGCTGGCACAGAATAAGCGATGACAAATATACATTTAGACTAGATGGCAAAGTAGCAAATTTCAAATACGATAAAACAACTGGCGATTTTAGCTGTAATGACCAAAATGAAATTTGCAAATCACTTCAGTAATGCATTACTACATACTCGCATTTTATGGGCTAAATTTAGCCCCACTCACTTATGAAAGCGATCAAAAACTAGAAAAATTTCAAGGCGTAAAGGCTTCTTTAAGAGGCAAAATTCTTACTGCTTTTATCATAAAAGAGACTGACAAACCAGAGTTTAAAACAAGTAAAATTTTAGAAATTTTACCGATTAATCTAACTTCAATGCAAAGCGAATTGGCAATATTTATCTCAAAATATTACACATGCGAGCTTGGCGTCAGCCTAAATTTATTTGAACCAAATGACAATATTGCAGTAGATCAAATTTATGAAAATCAAAATTTTAATGTGGCACCCAAACTAAACGAAAAACAGCAAGAGGCTTTGGATTTTATAAATAAACGTAAAATTTCACTCATCTTTGGCGACACTGGAAGCGGAAAAAGCGAGATTTACATAGCAAAGATCAGAGAAATTTTAAACGTAGGCAGCCAAGCGCTATTTTTAATGCCTGAAATTTCACTCACGCCACAAATGCAAAAACGCCTTGAGGGCTTCTTTGGCGAGGCGGTAGCTGTTTGGCACTCAAAGATAACATCAAAGAAAAAAGAGCAAATTTTAAAAGATATAAAAAGTGAAAAAGTTAGGCTCGTTGCAGGTGCAAGATCGGCTTTATTTTTACCACTTGAGAGGCTAAAACTTATCATCATAGACGAAGAACATGACGATAGCTACAAAAACACAGGCTCAAAACCCAACTACAACGCAAGAGATCTTGCACTCTTTTTAACTAGCAAATTTGATCTACAAGTGGTGCTTGGAAGTGCCACACCAAGCCTTACTAGCTTTTACAAGCAGGAGCATTTTCGCTTAAAAGGGACATATTTTGATTCGCAAAAAAATTACATTTTCGATGAGAGCGAGACTGGAATTAGTGAAATTTTAAAAGATGAAATTTCAAAGACACTCGTGAATAAAAAGCAAGCTGTCATCTGCCTGCCAACAAGGGCAAATTTTAAATATCTAGTTTGCAAAAACTGCGGTGAAACGTTAAAGTGCCCATTTTGCAGCATCGGTATGAGCTATTACAAAAAACAAAACGTGCTAAAGTGTCAATACTGCGAGCATAAAATGGCCGTGCCAAAATTTTGTCACCAGTGCGGTAGCGAGATGATAGAGGCTAAAAAAATTGGCACGAGCGAACTACTTGAGAGGCTGCAAAATGAGTTTGCAAACGCCAGAATCGCTAAATTTGACAGGGATGAGATAACGACGCAAAACAAGCTCGTAAAGGCCTTAAAAGAATTTAACGACGGCAAGATAGATATCTTGCTTGGCACACAGATGTTAAGCAAAGGGCATGATTATCACAACGTAGAGCTTGCTGTCATCATGGGATTTGACGAGCTTTTAAATTTTCCTGATTATAAGGCCAGAGAGCGAACGCTCGCTCTTGCCATGCAAGTAGCTGGAAGAGCTGGTAGAAACGGGGTTGGTAGAGTTATCATTCAAAGCAAACAAAGAGAATTTTTTGAGAGCTACATCAGTGATTATGACGCATTTTTAAAAGATGAGATTGGCTACCGCGAGGGACTATATCCGCCATTTACTAGGCTTCTTCGCATTATCATCTCACATAAAGATGAACGCATAGTAAAAAATACATTGAATGAATTTGTGCAAAGAATAGAACCTCTAAGAAGCGATGAGCTTGAGGTCATAGGATACGGAAAGTGCCAGATAGAGTATCTTGGAAGTAAATTTAGATATGAAATTTTACTCCGCTCAAACTCACATATACCTCTTTTAAAAGCT
The DNA window shown above is from Campylobacter concisus and carries:
- a CDS encoding tryptophanyl-tRNA synthetase, producing MKKIAYLVAALALIILCIFGFIFSSFGNKFIASKIEKEALARGIDVKFKDFNLGLSTLNLEATVMNAINLKANGELSLLAQSMNLNIDIDAEKAKASELGLKKDVALKANMAGNFSDFKLAATGTALGSNINLNANLKDYLPKALNLDAKNIDLSEISALAQKPNLASGKLDLTSNMQEIDEKNEPIINAQILASDAAINKEILKNEFGLILAKNINFKGGVNAKFANEKVVAKTLIIAPEATLKANETTYDLVSKNLKSDFSLNVPDLALFGKLLGQQLSGAVDANGEITMQGNALKNLKADINGLGGKINANFDSKNLALNAANIKLKELLALALQPSYADGEINLNANFSGFDELKKLTGEAKFEIKNGLIDKELAKLKNAAKFELKGSATAKGELVNFDANVLSDLGELKDVKGIYDLKNSQIFSKFALLISDPEKFKSVSGFEVGSKMALAGDVKLKESKIDELNLGGDAFAGKLNATIKNENLDLNLKEAQLGEILALSGNGRLANAKTNVQAKGQNIFSKSSSIAATIALNDGKFNATALSKMLDKKFPENEKFSSNLSLNYKGDMAKFNGDFLSSLADIKGIDGSFDIGKSTLSLKLQAVVSELNKLAFLAGRELHGKFVTLVTANGKVDNLSVKATSDDLFKGKLEATYKGGALDAVLKNFEVKGLTQTLGLEHLYDGNGDAKFDYETKQRAGKFDILLKEGHLANTNLTNNIKTFTGKDITKEIYKDGKIYGNIKGDNVVFNVNLSSPKSDIKVTNGTYNTATKMLNAPLVCRLEKTDLNVQISGITGKLKYDVRSQYLENKVKKEIGRFLDKKLSGKDDEGANGEKQNLKGLLKGLF
- a CDS encoding type II secretion system protein, giving the protein MKRRAYTLLELIFIVVILGILSTVAIPRLFFSRSDATISNAKTQLAAIRSGISLKYNDNILQAKPEFPQKLDDGDPSKLFKNVINIPIKDSGNKNGWHRISDDKYTFRLDGKVANFKYDKTTGDFSCNDQNEICKSLQ
- the groL gene encoding chaperonin GroEL (60 kDa chaperone family; promotes refolding of misfolded polypeptides especially under stressful conditions; forms two stacked rings of heptamers to form a barrel-shaped 14mer; ends can be capped by GroES; misfolded proteins enter the barrel where they are refolded when GroES binds), producing MAKEIFYSDDARNRLYEGVKKLNDAVKVTMGPRGRNVLIQKSFGAPNITKDGVSVAKEVELKDTIENMGASLVREVASKTNDQAGDGTTTATVLAHAIFKEGLRNVTAGANPIEVKRGMDKEVAALIDALKNISKKVSGSKEIAQIATISANSDESIGKLIADAMEKVGKDGVITVEEAKSIQDELSVVEGMQFDRGYLSPYFITNPEKMQVELSNPFILLFDKKITNLKDLLPVLEQVQKSGKPLLIIAEDIEGEALATLVVNKLRGVLNISAVKAPGFGDRRKAMLEDIAILTGGEVISEELGRTLESATINDLGQASSVVIDKDNTTIVNGAGEKSAIDARITQIKAQIAETTSDYDKEKLQERLAKLSGGVAVIKVGAATETEMKEKKDRVDDALSATRAAVEEGIVVGGGSALILASKSVNLNLQGDEAIGAEIVRRALRAPLRQIAENAGFDAGVVANAVETSKDANFGFNAATGEYVNMFEAGIIDPVKVERVALQNAVSVASLLLTTEATISEIKEEKAMPAMPDMGGMGGMGGMM
- the uvrB gene encoding excinuclease ABC subunit UvrB, which codes for MSKFEISSKFSPSSDQARAIKEIVKSIKSGNKYQTLLGVTGSGKTFTMANVIRELNMPTLIMTHNKSLAAQLYSEFKGFFPKNHVEYFISYYDYYQPEAYIPRSDLYIEKDSSVNEELERLRLSATASLLSFDDVICVASVSANYGLGNPSEYKGMVAYLSVGEKISQRKLLEQLVDMGYKRNDNYFDRGDFRVNGDVVDIYPAYYNDEALRVEFFGDEIDTMYHFDVLDNKRLKDISKFTLYATSQFIVGADRLKIAMKEIEEELDFRLKEFNEQGKLVEAQRLKQRVEFDLEMMASTGMCKGIENYARHLTGQKPGETPYSMFDYFEISGKDYLVIVDESHVSLPQFRGMYAGDRSRKEVLVEYGFRLPSALDNRPLKFDEFISKKAKFLFVSATPNEYELGISQGHVYEQILRPTGLLDPLIEIKDSDNQVEALFDEAKAVIARGERVLVTVLTKKMAEELSRYYIELGVKVKYMHSDIDAIERNEIIRGLRSGEFDMLIGINLLREGLDLPEVSLIAIMDADKEGFLRSTTSLIQTMGRAARNVNGKVLMFAKKITHSMKEAIDTTTARRKFQDEYNKAHGITPHSASRNIEESLHVEDDGEIYKRGKNLEKMPASERAAIVKELRKQMLEAAAQLEFEKAAALRDEIAKMRKL
- the groES gene encoding co-chaperone GroES, yielding MNFQPLGKRVLVERVEETKTTASGIIIPDNAKEKPLSGEVKAVGAEVEGIKVGDKVVFAKYGGTEINLDDKTYLVLNIDDVLGVIK
- a CDS encoding MFS transporter; the encoded protein is MTATNLASSLIQPLIGHLSDKKELPYVIPLGLLLAGGGMSLTGFVTNYYIILVCVMISGIGAALFHPSAARIINYASNAKNRAKSISIFSFGGNVGFAVGPILVAVFVGNFGLKGALVFIIPQIFLTLLYLKKGKFIKALEGNHKKQILQKTTLLKDDLSAFLRLCVCIFSRSIVAFGFSAFFSIYLIKIFGLSKEAANINLSLFFAAGAISTLFGGALADRYGLVRLIKISLSIAAPLVVLMLFIDSYALFPAASMCVSGYISLSFTPSTPLHSFICQIRSVYRLSQA
- a CDS encoding cell division protein ZapB yields the protein MFEDNAILTTLSDKVNDLITKYDELCKTNEELRNEIVTLKAQNEAKSNQIMRLEEDLDKKNTEADDVMRKIEAVLGR